Genomic DNA from Hordeum vulgare subsp. vulgare chromosome 2H, MorexV3_pseudomolecules_assembly, whole genome shotgun sequence:
TGGTGGTTAAAACAAAAAACTCTATGGCTAGGAGGTTTAAAAAACGTAGTGTTGGGTACAACCCGTGCCTTGTATATCATGTACTATCCAGATTCCCGAAAGAGCTCAAAACACTAGAATTAATATCCGAACCGATGTCAACAATGATTCACATCAAACGAACACATTATAATTTAGAGTAGGAAAAGAGCGGAGATGGTGGTGCATTGGTCTTGATGACTTCTCTGAATCACATGATTTTGAGTACTCTACGTGAATAAGGAAAACGTAGGATTACAATATCATGCCACTCAAAGGATAATGGTTGGATTTGGAACAAAGTTTATTTAATTGCATGTATCACAAGAAAAAGAAATGATTTTTCATAAGAGTGCAAAGGAACAAAGTTTATTTAGGTGGATGCAAAATTTCCTTTACAATGTAGTGCAAAGGAACAAAGTTTATTTAGGTGGATGCAAAATTTCCTTTACAATGTAGTGCAAAGGAAGTCTTAGAAAAAAATCATGTGGGATTCAATCCTAATAAATCATGTATTTTTCCCGATGAAGAGCACTTTTATTATTCTTAAATCATAATGTGACATAAGGGGATACAAACATAATGAGCATGCACTCGCCTCTACGCGACTATGATGCACACAGCCAACTAACGCACACACACAAAGGATCATGCCGGTAATTAGCAAAAGTCATACATGACCGATGTTGTACCTAGGCGGATGCAACAAAAAACAATGATGATCCATGCTGAGAAATTGCACATCCAATGAAGATTATGCAGGTGTACATGATCTGAATGTGGACAAAACCACGCAAGCTAAAATCTTTGCACGCACAATGGCAAGCAACCCAACAGGCAAGAGCCGTCCGTAGGAACAATTTATAAGAAATCCAGTTGCAATGCTCCAAAATTCCTATGAAAATCTTTGCAATAATATAAGATCTCAAAGTACAATACGATGACATTTGAGTTCATGTCAAAATTACTATGCATTCGGATGGTAGAAATGATTTTCACAGAATTTTGGCCGCCCCAAAGCTTATGGTTGGAAAGGTGTATATACTAATCAATGTAACACTATAGTCTTTTTCATGGACAATGCAGACGCTCGCATGCAAGGAAACCACCacaccacatacacacactcactcttcgcaaaaaaaaaaaaaaaaaaaacatacacacactcacacaacGACTACTGAAGACACGTGTCCGGAAGCTTCAGATTGACGAATTCACCACATGGCCCCACCGAAAGAATATATCACCTTAATGGGACGCAATGAGCATCAAACCTACGGTTTGATCCCGATGTGCAGGGAGTACAACCAGCCTTGGTTCTCGATCCAAAGGCTTGGAAAGTAGATATACGGTACGGGTTTTCCAAGCAACTTAGAGATAAATgattcattttattaaatgtgggcaaTGGCTTCTGTACAGAATCCAATAACAAATCTTAAAATCGTTTGATTCAAAGGACTTAAAAGAAAAAGGATTCCGGTCCTTAAGAATCCTCCTGTGTGGTTTTCAGTATTATAAACAATAGGGATTTCTCTAATGATTTATTTGCACTAGATTTTATAGAATTTTTTTCATGAACTTCAACATCTTTATCTCTTTTTGTGATGCAACcaataaacaaaaaaaaacatgTAGGATATTGCTATCACACtttttttttccacgtttttagaATCTGCAAATTAGGGGACGGTCCGTGGAATCTTACGCACTTCACAGTTCGCGCACATCCTAGAATTGCATTTGGATGTGACATGCATTTGTAGTACTAGTAGAAAACGAATTAGGGTAAGCACATATATTATGTACTATGTGTATACCTGGGATGAAGGCTGTTCTTGACAACCTTCTGGCCGTACTTCCTCCACTTGTATCCGTCGTCCAGCACGTCCACTTCGCTCCTGGTCTGGAAGCAGAACCGCGGctccctcatcttcctcctcaccTTCATCTTCCCCTTCTCCGCCCCCTTCCACCTGCACGCCCACCATCATCCATCACCATACCCATCAGTGTCTCATTGCTAGCTCGTGTAACCCTAGATGTTAGCACTATCACACGTCGAATCGTCCACCAACACGATACTATGTAGCAGGTAGCAATACACATCTTACCATGAGCTCGGGCCATGGCAGCTGgctgtggtggtagtggtagtagtagcagcaatcTCGTTGCCCGCTCTGGCCGCCGATGTGCCCGCCTGAGAAAAAGCCCAAAATTCCTAAGGAATCAAGCAAGAAACACCATGCAAGGCGGTCAAGCATGCACGTCAGCGTTAGCTAGTTACCTCGCCGGTGCCGCCCAAGGGCGCGAACCCGGTGGGCTTCTCGAGGGAGGCGGCGGAGTGGCAAAAGGGGATCCCCGGAAGCAGCGGGTACAGGCCACCGCCATGGTCCGAAGAGAACATCACGCCGTGGTTCCCGGGCTGTTCTTGGAGCACCAACGGCATCTGGTGAAGCTTGTGCTGGTTCGGCAATGGagcgaggaggggaggggatgcgTACGGATCGAGCGCGTAGAGGCTGGGAAGGCACGCCCCCAGCTGGCTACCGCCTTCCATGCAGGATCATGCAAGCGATGGATCAGCGCGGCCTAGCTTGGCTTGGGGGCAGGAGATGCCAAGGAGAGGATAGAGAGAGGCTGACTGAGAGAGAGGTAGGTGATTTCTTGCCTAGGTTAGAGAGAGAAAGGGGAACAAGAGCGGTGGGCAAGCTATAGCTGGGAAGAGGACTGGACAGACCCACCCTTTAAAGAGCCTTTTGCTCAAATTGTGGTACTGCTCGTTGCTGTAGCTGCTGGATCCTGCAGATTCATCTATCGGCTCCTGCTTTTGTAGCTTGCGTGGTGATGTTTAGGCTCTGCTTGGATAGTCGTTTCGGTTTCAAACACGCGGATAAAAGATACAGACCTTGAACCG
This window encodes:
- the LOC123427410 gene encoding probable WRKY transcription factor 12, giving the protein MEGGSQLGACLPSLYALDPYASPPLLAPLPNQHKLHQMPLVLQEQPGNHGVMFSSDHGGGLYPLLPGIPFCHSAASLEKPTGFAPLGGTGEAGTSAARAGNEIAATTTTTTTASCHGPSSWWKGAEKGKMKVRRKMREPRFCFQTRSEVDVLDDGYKWRKYGQKVVKNSLHPRSYYRCTHSNCRVKKRVERLSEDCRMVITTYEGRHTHTPCSDDDAGGDHTGSCTFTSF